One genomic window of Indicator indicator isolate 239-I01 chromosome 11, UM_Iind_1.1, whole genome shotgun sequence includes the following:
- the HEPACAM2 gene encoding HEPACAM family member 2 yields MLSWSPLANFFWDLQCKMYFLLVGICSALKLTVPSHTIHGIEGQPLHLTVDYDFNATASEIQIIWLFERPQSNPKYLLGSVNQTVVPDLEYQHKFALIPPSASLTINPLHASDEGNYIVKVNVRGNGTIAASQKIQVAVDVPVTKPVVHTEPSSGVVEFVGNISLKCTVEKGTRVVYQWMKNGKPLHAGPNYTFSSNNATVLIVPVVKEDIGNYSCLVSNPVSAMESEMIAPTIYYGPYGLRVKSDKGANIGAVFTVDIGEVILFDCSADSNPPNIYSWIQRADNTTQFIKHGPHLQVVCDGVAQKTIDYVCCAFNNATGKRDETHFTVVVTSVGLEKLAQKGKSLSSLAVITGISLFLILAMAFLFIWKRYQPHKVIQQKLQTRPEADYRKAQTFSGHESALDDFGIYEFVTIPDLAGGPRVSSQSAPGSDFVPSQDVLTTIYEVIHHIPEQPQQDHQQ; encoded by the exons ATGTTGTCATGGAGCCCTTTAGCCAACTTCTTTTGGGACTTGCAgtgcaaaatgtattttctgcttGTAG GTATTTGTTCTGCCTTAAAGCTGACAGTGCCATCTCATACCATCCATGGTATTGAGGGGCAGCCACTGCATCTTACTGTTGACTATGATTTCAATGCTACAGCATCAGAAATCCAGATAATTTGGCTTTTTGAGAGGCCTCAAAGCAACCCAAAATACCTGCTTGGCTCCGTAAATCAAACAGTAGTTCCAGACTTGGAATATCAGCACAAGTTTGCCCTCATACCTCCGAGTGCATCTCTGACAATCAACCCATTGCATGCCAGCGATGAGGGCAATTACATTGTCAAAGTCAATGTTCGTGGAAATGGAACAATAGCTGCAAGTCAAAAGATTCAAGTTGCTGTTGACG TTCCTGTCACAAAGCCAGTTGTACATACTGAACCATCTTCAGGGGTGGTGGAGTTTGTAGGCAATATTTCACTAAAATGTACTGTGGAGAAAGGAACGAGGGTAGTTTACCAGTGGATGAAAAATGGGAAGCCTCTCCATGCTGGTCCTAATTACACTTTTTCATCAAACAATGCAACAGTTTTGATTGTTCCTGTGGTAAAAGAAGACATTGGGAACTACAGCTGTCTGGTATCTAACCCTGTCAGTGCAATGGAAAGTGAGATGATTGCACCAACCATATATT ATGGACCTTATGGACTTAGAGTTAAGTCAGATAAAGGTGCGAACATAGGGGCAGTCTTTACCGTGGACATAGGGGAAGTTATACTGTTTGACTGCTCAGCGGATTCAAACCCACCAAACATTTACTCCTGGATTCAAAGGGCTGACAACACCACTCAGTTCATCAAACATGGGCCCCACCTGCAAGTTGTGTGTGATGGAGTGGCCCAGAAGACAATTGATTACGTTTGCTGCGCTTTCAACAACGCGACTGGAAAGCGAGATGAAACTCACTTCACAGTGGTCGTTACCTCTGTAG GACTGGAAAAGCTGGCCCAGAAGGGAAAATCTTTGTCATCTCTTGCTGTAATAACAGGAATTTCATTATTTCTGATCCTAGCTATGGCATTTTTATTCATATGGAAAAGGTATCAGCCGCATAAAG tgatacaaCAGAAGCTGCAGACCag GCCAGAGGCTGATTACAGGAAGGCACAAACATTTTCAG GACACGAAAGTGCTCTGGATGATTTTGGGATATATGAATTTGTCACTATTCCTGATCTTGCTGGTGGTCCCAGG GTTTCAAGTCAGTCTGCTCCTGGCTCTGACTTTGTCCCAAGCCAGGATGTGCTTACTACAATTTATGAAGTTATTCATCATATCCCTGAGCAACCACAACAAGACCATCAACAGTAA